Proteins from a single region of Geothrix sp. PMB-07:
- a CDS encoding universal stress protein, with product MKRVLAGVDFSEASKQALERAGSWATRLGVPLVAMHVLQSPAPMLPEAQIALPDPAWLHAMEDHAREQLENWVSPYPGATALVKWGGPAEELVSEADPDTLLVVAQVGHSTLERLLFGSTAARVVRLAPCDVLVVRTEQAK from the coding sequence ATGAAGCGTGTGCTGGCAGGTGTGGATTTTTCTGAGGCTTCAAAGCAGGCCCTGGAACGTGCAGGCAGTTGGGCCACCCGTCTTGGGGTGCCCCTGGTGGCCATGCACGTGCTGCAATCTCCAGCACCCATGCTGCCGGAGGCCCAGATCGCTCTGCCCGACCCTGCTTGGCTGCACGCCATGGAGGATCATGCTCGCGAGCAACTGGAGAACTGGGTCAGCCCCTATCCCGGCGCCACCGCCCTCGTGAAATGGGGCGGCCCCGCCGAGGAACTGGTCTCTGAAGCCGACCCCGACACCCTGCTGGTGGTGGCCCAGGTGGGGCACTCTACCCTGGAGCGGCTGCTGTTCGGCAGCACGGCCGCCCGCGTGGTGCGGCTGGCCCCCTGCGATGTGCTGGTGGTGCGCACGGAGCAGGCCAAGTAG
- a CDS encoding pirin family protein: protein MITLRPAGSRGHFDFGWLDTHHTFSFGEYYDPAHEQFHALRVLNEDRVRPGKGFGTHGHRDMEILTWVLSGALEHRDSLGTHGVIRPGEAQVMSAGTGIRHSEFNASDTEPVHFLQIWMLPERAGLAPRYDQKAFQDEDLRNAFRLIASREGADGAVQVFQDVKVYVARLDPGHETQAPLPPGRAGFMQVASGALTLNGQAMAAGDGARVEEESAPVIRATSPAEVLFFDLV from the coding sequence ATGATCACGCTTCGACCCGCTGGTTCCCGAGGCCATTTTGATTTCGGCTGGCTGGATACCCATCACACCTTCTCCTTTGGCGAGTACTACGACCCAGCCCATGAACAGTTCCATGCGCTCCGCGTGCTGAACGAGGACCGGGTGCGGCCCGGTAAGGGCTTCGGCACCCATGGCCACCGGGACATGGAGATCCTCACCTGGGTGCTCTCCGGCGCACTGGAGCACCGCGACAGCCTGGGCACCCACGGCGTCATCCGGCCTGGCGAAGCCCAGGTGATGAGCGCAGGTACCGGCATCCGCCACAGCGAGTTCAACGCTTCGGACACAGAGCCTGTGCACTTCCTCCAGATCTGGATGCTGCCTGAACGGGCCGGCCTTGCCCCGCGCTACGACCAGAAGGCTTTTCAGGACGAGGACCTTCGCAATGCCTTCCGCCTCATCGCCAGCCGAGAGGGAGCGGATGGGGCGGTGCAGGTCTTCCAGGATGTGAAGGTCTACGTGGCGCGGCTGGATCCCGGTCATGAGACGCAGGCCCCTTTACCGCCGGGGCGCGCCGGATTCATGCAGGTGGCCTCCGGAGCCCTCACTTTGAATGGACAGGCCATGGCTGCGGGGGATGGCGCCCGGGTGGAGGAAGAATCAGCTCCCGTCATTCGGGCCACCTCCCCCGCTGAAGTCCTCTTCTTCGACCTTGTCTGA
- a CDS encoding pirin family protein → MRFKPVVSLVPGQPTQDGNRVPLTRLVPGQGQRGDAAFRAMDPFLLMDHFGPMVLPPGTDAGFPPHPHKGFQTLTYLIQGAFRHRDSTGGSGLLRPGGAQLMNAGSGIVHEEMPVPEHLETGGAIEGVQLWINLPKAHKGSAPGYTDLQPDSMPWQALRGGRIRVLAGRWAGITGPTQTPAQIAYAHLELEPGARFEHVIPAGWLTAVVPLHGAVRVEGTAVAADTVALLGEGEALAVEASEPASLMLLAGQPLGEPIAHYGPFVMNTRAEIEQAILDYQQGRMGHLD, encoded by the coding sequence ATGCGCTTCAAACCCGTTGTGTCCCTCGTCCCCGGCCAGCCCACCCAGGATGGCAACCGCGTGCCCCTCACCCGTCTGGTGCCAGGTCAGGGCCAGCGCGGTGACGCGGCCTTCCGCGCCATGGACCCTTTCCTGCTCATGGACCATTTCGGCCCCATGGTGCTGCCCCCGGGCACGGATGCGGGCTTCCCGCCCCATCCGCACAAGGGCTTCCAGACGCTCACCTACTTGATCCAGGGGGCTTTCCGCCATCGCGACAGCACGGGCGGTTCGGGGCTGCTGCGGCCCGGCGGTGCCCAGCTCATGAATGCTGGTTCAGGCATCGTCCACGAGGAGATGCCGGTGCCTGAGCATCTGGAAACCGGTGGTGCCATCGAGGGCGTGCAGCTCTGGATCAACCTGCCCAAGGCCCACAAGGGGTCGGCGCCCGGCTATACGGACCTGCAGCCGGACTCGATGCCGTGGCAGGCCCTGCGAGGGGGACGCATCCGCGTCCTCGCCGGCCGTTGGGCTGGCATCACCGGCCCCACCCAAACTCCTGCCCAGATTGCCTACGCGCACCTCGAACTGGAACCCGGTGCGCGATTCGAGCACGTCATACCCGCAGGCTGGCTCACGGCAGTGGTGCCTCTGCACGGGGCGGTGAGGGTGGAGGGGACTGCCGTGGCGGCGGATACGGTGGCGCTGCTGGGCGAGGGCGAAGCCCTTGCCGTGGAGGCTTCGGAACCCGCCAGCCTCATGCTGCTCGCGGGACAGCCGCTGGGCGAACCCATCGCCCACTATGGCCCTTTCGTGATGAACACCCGGGCTGAAATCGAGCAGGCGATCCTCGATTACCAGCAGGGCCGCATGGGCCATCTGGATTGA
- a CDS encoding methyl-accepting chemotaxis protein: MSHPSSGLPADGADPTGASQLTQDLVVLERVIGRSAAGAARTSVRVQALARDIDQILSSTRDIQQTLEGLGENISESAAAAEEGAESTRRMADLTLQGRQESDQAVATVRQLQQQTQITSERLESLMGHILKVNEVSQVIGEIADRTGLLSLNAAIEAAHAGAAGRGFAVVAEEVRKLADRTSKQTEEIGALLEAIRKDLEPAREAMGQSLTLASETRTQVEAVEQRFTGIADLAESTAGNVSSIARTSAQEHLAAKTLVDASGKLLESTDTLKAGADAVAQDAFRLSYLSEEGHRHLAGYDTGSLFHRALRLSQDLALTGASILEAPLAEGRLREADLLALDYREIRGAEIQSLSRFFNVLRVPPEGFTPPKYRTAYDALVERPLQEAFDRILDQEPRLTFALLIDLNSYAPSHNKRFSQDWTGQADKDLAGNRVKRFFTDNRVLVRGARHGLGEAAEALPDRASRADFQRVASLQQSSANPQDFLVQTYARDTGAIITVLTLPLHVCGQRWGATLLGWSSED, from the coding sequence ATGTCCCACCCCTCAAGCGGCCTTCCCGCGGACGGCGCGGATCCTACCGGCGCGTCCCAACTGACGCAGGATCTCGTCGTCCTCGAGCGGGTGATTGGCCGTTCCGCCGCTGGGGCCGCCCGTACGTCGGTGCGGGTGCAGGCCCTGGCGCGGGACATCGATCAGATCTTGTCCAGCACTCGGGACATCCAGCAGACGCTGGAGGGCCTGGGGGAGAACATCTCCGAATCTGCCGCAGCGGCAGAAGAAGGGGCTGAATCCACCCGGCGCATGGCGGACCTCACCCTTCAGGGACGCCAAGAAAGCGACCAGGCCGTGGCCACCGTGCGCCAGTTGCAACAGCAGACCCAGATCACTTCGGAGCGGCTGGAATCCCTCATGGGGCACATCCTCAAGGTGAATGAGGTGTCCCAGGTGATCGGGGAGATCGCTGACCGAACGGGTCTGCTGAGCCTCAATGCCGCCATCGAGGCGGCCCACGCCGGGGCCGCTGGGCGCGGTTTCGCCGTCGTGGCGGAAGAGGTGCGGAAGCTGGCCGATCGCACGTCCAAGCAGACCGAGGAAATCGGCGCCCTGCTGGAAGCCATCCGCAAAGACCTGGAACCCGCGCGGGAGGCCATGGGGCAGAGCCTCACCTTGGCCTCGGAAACGCGCACCCAGGTGGAGGCGGTGGAGCAGCGCTTCACCGGCATCGCCGACCTGGCGGAATCCACCGCAGGCAACGTCTCCAGCATCGCCCGCACCTCGGCGCAGGAACACCTCGCCGCCAAGACGCTGGTGGATGCCTCCGGAAAATTGCTTGAATCCACAGACACCCTCAAGGCTGGGGCCGATGCCGTGGCCCAGGATGCCTTCCGCCTGTCCTACCTCTCCGAGGAAGGCCATCGCCATCTGGCAGGCTACGATACGGGTTCACTTTTCCACCGGGCCCTGCGGTTGTCACAGGACCTGGCGCTCACAGGGGCGTCCATTCTCGAAGCGCCGCTGGCGGAGGGACGGCTTCGCGAGGCCGATCTCCTGGCCCTGGACTACCGTGAAATCCGGGGGGCGGAGATCCAGAGCCTCTCGCGGTTCTTCAACGTGCTGCGGGTGCCCCCGGAGGGTTTCACGCCGCCCAAGTACCGCACGGCCTACGATGCCCTGGTGGAGCGCCCGCTGCAGGAGGCCTTTGACCGCATCCTGGACCAGGAACCTCGCCTCACCTTCGCTCTGCTCATCGACCTCAACAGCTACGCGCCCTCCCACAACAAGCGCTTCTCCCAGGATTGGACGGGCCAGGCGGATAAGGATCTGGCGGGCAACCGCGTGAAGCGCTTCTTCACGGACAACCGCGTGTTGGTGCGCGGCGCGCGCCACGGGCTGGGCGAGGCCGCCGAGGCGCTGCCGGACCGGGCCAGTCGCGCCGATTTCCAGCGGGTGGCCAGCCTTCAGCAGAGCTCGGCCAATCCCCAGGATTTCCTGGTGCAGACCTACGCCCGCGACACCGGCGCCATCATCACGGTCCTCACCCTGCCCCTGCATGTGTGCGGCCAGCGCTGGGGCGCCACCCTGCTGGGTTGGTCGAGTGAGGACTGA
- a CDS encoding replication-associated recombination protein A, which produces MSHVPLPERLRPATLDEVVGQSHLLGPKGALTRLTAGGRLPSMVMWGPPGTGKTTLARILAEATGHGFMEFSGVSGSAAELKKFLADSREMPLFRSVPPVVFLDEIHRFNRAQQDILLPFLERGEAVLIGATTENPAFYLNPALRSRCQLIALKALEPVHIQQVLKRAWAKERANQPEPSEVFEWLSHWAGGDLRSALSGLETWMEMPDPDLESLQGALGGRMMFDRADGHYDLASAFQKSLRGSDADAALYYLSRMIRGGEDPRFIARRLMVCAAEDVGNADPQAFILAEAASRAVEQIGWPEARIPLAQAIIYVANAAKSNATVLAVDAALAADDAPIPEAIRDAHTSTARKAGRGAGYHYSHDDYDREQTFLPDKLKGTAFYEPRRPQERSWRDRQEPDAAALALLWQTWTEAHPEGGELPLEAWSTELACSREALARALGKLALGSYTLERKLEAKPI; this is translated from the coding sequence ATGTCCCACGTTCCCCTCCCCGAACGCCTGCGCCCGGCCACCCTCGACGAGGTGGTGGGCCAGTCCCACCTGCTGGGGCCGAAGGGGGCCCTGACACGGCTCACCGCGGGCGGGCGGCTGCCGTCCATGGTGATGTGGGGTCCGCCCGGCACGGGGAAAACCACCCTGGCCCGCATCCTGGCCGAAGCCACGGGCCATGGCTTCATGGAGTTCTCCGGCGTCAGCGGCAGCGCCGCGGAGCTGAAGAAATTCCTGGCAGACAGCCGTGAGATGCCCCTGTTCCGCAGCGTGCCGCCTGTGGTGTTCCTGGATGAGATCCACCGCTTCAACCGGGCGCAACAGGATATTTTGCTGCCCTTCCTGGAACGCGGCGAGGCCGTGCTCATCGGCGCCACGACGGAGAATCCGGCCTTCTACCTGAACCCGGCGTTGCGCAGCCGGTGCCAGCTCATCGCGCTGAAGGCGTTGGAACCGGTCCACATCCAGCAGGTGCTGAAGCGGGCCTGGGCGAAGGAACGGGCCAACCAGCCAGAACCTTCGGAGGTCTTCGAGTGGCTGTCCCACTGGGCCGGCGGTGATCTGCGCTCGGCGCTCTCGGGCCTGGAAACCTGGATGGAGATGCCTGATCCCGATCTGGAATCCCTCCAGGGCGCCCTGGGTGGCCGCATGATGTTCGACCGCGCCGATGGCCACTACGACCTGGCCTCCGCTTTTCAGAAGAGCCTGCGCGGCTCTGATGCCGATGCCGCCCTCTACTACCTGAGCCGCATGATCCGTGGCGGTGAGGATCCCCGCTTCATCGCCCGGCGGCTCATGGTCTGTGCCGCGGAGGATGTGGGCAACGCCGATCCCCAGGCCTTCATCCTCGCCGAGGCCGCCAGCCGCGCGGTGGAGCAGATCGGCTGGCCCGAGGCCCGCATTCCCCTGGCCCAGGCGATCATCTACGTGGCCAATGCCGCCAAGAGCAATGCCACCGTCCTGGCTGTGGACGCCGCCCTGGCTGCGGACGACGCACCCATTCCCGAAGCCATCCGCGACGCCCATACGTCGACCGCGCGCAAGGCCGGGCGCGGCGCGGGCTACCACTACTCCCACGACGACTACGACCGGGAGCAGACCTTCCTCCCCGACAAGCTGAAGGGCACCGCCTTCTATGAACCCAGACGCCCCCAGGAGCGCAGCTGGCGGGATCGCCAGGAACCGGATGCGGCCGCCCTGGCCTTGCTCTGGCAAACCTGGACTGAGGCCCACCCCGAGGGCGGCGAGCTGCCCCTGGAGGCCTGGAGCACCGAGCTGGCCTGCAGCCGGGAGGCCCTGGCGCGCGCCCTCGGCAAGCTGGCCCTGGGAAGCTACACCCTGGAACGGAAGCTCGAGGCCAAGCCCATCTGA